In the genome of Coraliomargarita algicola, one region contains:
- a CDS encoding SAM-dependent methyltransferase translates to MKKAQTTVEDILRTRCQSAPISYRDYIEIALYSEDYGYYTQLAQRVGRSPQHDFYTAESLGRVFATLVSTAAADLLPAGTAAESTFVEIAAEPGCSLLSQLAQHPFRAERVIRQGEAIQIEGQAVIFANEWLDALPFHRLIFRNGAWRERGVGLDSDGTLVEVLLDQLTPAVAAVAQRLPTHIEDGYELDLPLEAESALAALLAQDWKGLLLFFDYGRTWTALLQDHPSGTARTYKQHAQGNDLLETPGACNITCDINWTPLVAQMKAAGLQSVALESQESFLVKRAQRAAEAIVSGSAGSFSHDRQTLMELIHPANMGQRFQVLWGLRVD, encoded by the coding sequence ATGAAAAAAGCCCAGACGACAGTTGAAGACATATTACGCACACGCTGCCAATCCGCACCAATCAGCTACCGCGACTATATAGAAATCGCCCTCTACAGTGAAGACTACGGCTACTACACACAGTTAGCGCAACGAGTCGGACGCAGCCCACAGCATGATTTTTATACCGCCGAGAGCCTGGGACGAGTCTTCGCCACGCTCGTGAGCACTGCCGCCGCCGACCTACTCCCCGCAGGCACCGCTGCTGAAAGCACATTCGTCGAAATCGCCGCCGAACCGGGCTGCTCACTACTGAGTCAATTAGCCCAACACCCCTTTCGCGCCGAACGAGTCATCCGCCAAGGAGAAGCCATACAAATCGAAGGCCAAGCCGTCATTTTTGCCAACGAGTGGCTAGATGCCTTGCCCTTTCATCGCTTAATCTTCCGCAACGGAGCTTGGCGTGAACGCGGCGTCGGCCTCGACAGCGACGGCACACTGGTAGAAGTGCTACTGGATCAGCTCACACCTGCGGTCGCCGCGGTGGCCCAGCGTCTACCCACACACATCGAGGATGGCTACGAGCTCGACCTGCCCTTGGAAGCGGAAAGCGCACTGGCTGCACTATTAGCCCAAGACTGGAAAGGGCTCTTGCTCTTCTTTGACTACGGCCGCACCTGGACGGCCCTATTACAGGATCACCCCTCAGGCACCGCGCGCACCTACAAGCAGCATGCTCAAGGTAATGATTTACTGGAAACACCCGGCGCTTGCAACATCACTTGCGACATCAACTGGACGCCACTCGTGGCACAAATGAAAGCCGCAGGTCTGCAATCTGTCGCGCTGGAAAGCCAGGAATCCTTCTTGGTAAAACGGGCGCAACGGGCGGCCGAAGCCATCGTTTCCGGCAGCGCGGGCAGCTTCAGTCACGACCGCCAAACTCTGATGGAATTGATCCACCCAGCCAATATGGGGCAACGATTCCAGGTTTTATGGGGGCTGCGAGTCGATTGA
- a CDS encoding ABC transporter transmembrane domain-containing protein, with the protein MASAVENPSPNKRLLGLLWPHWKSVSIALLGLFLLTAVNLATPMLIGMVFNEVFPQRDWSLLWWVLGGLLGCFLLRNLFFYQSKFTAVQVGENVCFSLRKRLFERIQQLQLSYTRLQSPGQITSKVMNDSMQIQQFIADVLPKTLQAALLFLGILVITYSLNWQLALASTFILPVHLYVFSFFGRRIKRSSRESQERIDFATGSIIETLLGVEVVKGFTGEERGNRAFNAAMEDSRVSHLNSYRYVVLQKVCADLLVGFGMLALIGLGAYQVIGRPSESAMGAGDFIAFFWYIRLLYPTVIDLMSSGAKLSKVGASVDRVYELLDVDEAATEGEGVAMSDMRGDIRFDQVGFSFDGKSNILENVSFKVKAGQVCALTGHSGAGKSTLVSLVPMLLRPTAGRIVIDGVNTRDISTRDLRRNIGVVFQECFLFKASIQENLRYAKARASEKEIRQICVLTGADKFIQRLPNGYHTVVGDGGLALSRGQKQLITITRAVIKDPKILILDEATASLDTELEDAVIPTILNLMQGRTTLMITHNPKLLKHADMEIELSQGRLTSQRSFAKSVAASVPAGRAALSTWLLMLGLTLGALLSLPASLSAQAETVLEEIETQRMRLSYTDPKRCLDVLKIYGISTGITGDAIKKAQLPVVVAMPSTAQHNTIPNTDKSFPLTDADPLNELLIFYDRSKPSQLSRVVRMIREEIDVPARQIMIEAMVLEISETGLERLGVEWNLAGPSSNLTALQMGDVTPNLDNINDQFVVGTPNIFGEFDVDIRALMTDGEAEVLSRPSVLTLDNRMAYINVARKIPIAETKFQGNNNVSTVSFRSETVGIQLAVRPRINEEGQEVSMQVNATVSAKVPNEDVVVLDSQGREVAVAPTISIREVKTYARIANNTPFIIGGLIAKDDLRIKRSVPLLGSLPYIGRAFGSEQAEQLKREVIIVITPYVLPDEMNNQTEALDKIVGRFLPKGEDTFDSFGNELFRDAYRIRDEDVFELNFLIENEHLNELQAQAERAVDEDYSLRSKYPFSSFANGRVPGENILVYRQMYEVIKRIKMDERVDALRSLVFEPKAGASEGFEVNFLEKLLIERAQQHAAGQSVQRRIKSIDDVWDYFEDKALTITYRDYGQSEDLSRALESPVPVIEIVDVPDRAAYEDLFWELNQPDAEGRLRNSIILHDADDMRRLKRAIVLRDTVTLNAVDRTLTLDNFSVGRFLLLPTRDISKIDLVDGEVARLFFLTERYYDALRQALRDASSELESELKAMGIE; encoded by the coding sequence ATGGCTTCGGCCGTAGAAAATCCTTCGCCCAATAAACGATTACTGGGATTGCTGTGGCCGCACTGGAAGTCGGTTTCGATCGCCCTGCTTGGTTTGTTTTTGCTGACAGCGGTGAATTTAGCGACACCGATGTTGATCGGGATGGTGTTTAATGAAGTCTTTCCGCAGCGTGACTGGTCATTGCTCTGGTGGGTTTTGGGAGGCTTGCTCGGTTGTTTTTTGCTGCGTAATTTATTTTTTTACCAGAGTAAATTTACCGCGGTTCAGGTGGGGGAGAATGTTTGTTTTTCTCTGCGTAAGCGTTTGTTTGAGCGTATTCAGCAGCTGCAACTGAGTTACACGCGATTACAAAGTCCCGGGCAGATCACTAGCAAAGTGATGAACGATAGTATGCAGATACAGCAGTTCATTGCCGATGTGTTACCCAAGACCTTGCAGGCAGCTTTATTGTTTCTGGGGATTTTAGTCATTACTTATTCCCTGAATTGGCAGTTGGCGCTGGCATCGACTTTTATTCTTCCGGTGCATCTCTATGTGTTCAGCTTTTTTGGTCGACGGATTAAACGCAGCAGTCGTGAGTCACAGGAGCGGATCGATTTTGCGACTGGTAGTATCATTGAAACCTTGCTTGGGGTGGAAGTCGTCAAAGGCTTTACCGGAGAGGAACGAGGAAATCGTGCCTTTAATGCCGCGATGGAAGATTCGCGTGTGAGCCATCTAAATAGTTATCGCTACGTCGTGCTGCAGAAGGTCTGCGCCGATTTGTTGGTAGGATTTGGTATGTTGGCTTTGATCGGGCTTGGTGCCTACCAAGTGATCGGCCGCCCCTCAGAGAGCGCCATGGGGGCGGGCGACTTTATAGCCTTTTTCTGGTACATCCGCTTACTCTATCCCACCGTGATTGATCTGATGAGTAGCGGTGCAAAACTTTCAAAGGTGGGTGCAAGTGTGGATCGTGTCTATGAGCTACTCGATGTCGATGAGGCCGCGACTGAGGGGGAAGGTGTGGCGATGTCCGATATGCGCGGCGACATACGTTTTGATCAAGTCGGTTTTTCCTTTGATGGAAAATCCAATATTTTGGAGAATGTTTCGTTTAAAGTTAAGGCGGGCCAAGTCTGCGCTCTCACGGGGCATTCGGGAGCTGGTAAGTCGACACTCGTTAGCCTGGTGCCCATGTTGCTACGTCCTACGGCCGGTCGTATCGTAATTGACGGCGTCAACACTCGCGATATCTCGACTCGTGATCTGCGCCGAAATATTGGCGTCGTCTTTCAAGAGTGTTTTCTCTTTAAGGCATCGATCCAAGAAAACTTACGCTACGCGAAAGCTCGGGCTAGCGAAAAAGAGATTCGACAGATTTGTGTATTAACCGGAGCCGATAAATTTATCCAGCGCTTGCCTAATGGTTACCATACGGTCGTTGGTGACGGTGGGCTTGCGCTTTCGCGCGGACAAAAGCAGCTGATCACTATCACACGCGCAGTGATTAAGGATCCCAAAATTCTCATACTGGACGAAGCCACCGCATCGCTCGATACAGAGCTTGAAGATGCTGTGATTCCCACCATCTTGAATCTCATGCAAGGGCGCACAACACTGATGATTACCCACAACCCCAAACTATTAAAGCACGCCGATATGGAAATTGAATTGAGTCAAGGTCGCCTGACTTCGCAACGTAGCTTCGCAAAATCCGTTGCCGCATCGGTTCCCGCTGGACGAGCCGCGCTCTCGACGTGGTTACTTATGCTAGGTCTCACATTGGGTGCATTGTTATCGTTGCCAGCTTCGCTGAGTGCACAAGCTGAGACAGTGTTGGAGGAGATCGAGACCCAGCGTATGCGCCTGAGCTACACAGATCCGAAGCGTTGTTTGGATGTGCTTAAAATCTATGGTATCAGTACGGGAATTACTGGCGACGCCATTAAAAAAGCTCAACTTCCTGTCGTTGTGGCGATGCCTTCGACGGCGCAGCATAACACGATTCCGAATACGGATAAGAGCTTCCCGTTGACCGATGCGGACCCGCTCAATGAACTATTGATCTTCTATGATCGTTCGAAGCCTTCGCAGTTGAGTCGTGTGGTCAGGATGATCCGCGAAGAGATCGATGTGCCAGCCCGTCAAATCATGATCGAAGCCATGGTGCTGGAGATCTCGGAGACGGGGCTCGAGCGGCTTGGAGTCGAGTGGAATCTCGCTGGGCCGAGTTCTAATTTGACCGCTCTGCAGATGGGCGATGTGACACCGAATTTGGACAATATCAATGATCAGTTCGTGGTCGGCACCCCTAACATTTTCGGTGAGTTCGATGTCGATATACGTGCACTTATGACTGATGGTGAGGCCGAAGTTCTATCCCGCCCGAGCGTCCTGACTCTTGATAACCGGATGGCCTATATTAACGTCGCTCGCAAGATCCCGATCGCAGAGACTAAGTTTCAAGGGAACAATAATGTTTCAACTGTAAGCTTTAGGAGTGAAACTGTAGGGATTCAGCTCGCCGTGCGCCCCCGAATCAACGAAGAGGGGCAGGAGGTCAGCATGCAGGTAAATGCGACGGTCTCGGCAAAAGTGCCTAATGAGGACGTGGTGGTGCTTGATAGCCAAGGACGTGAAGTCGCTGTCGCGCCCACTATTTCTATACGCGAAGTCAAAACATACGCCCGTATTGCGAATAATACGCCTTTTATTATTGGTGGTTTAATTGCCAAGGATGATTTGCGCATCAAGCGTTCTGTTCCCTTGCTTGGTTCGTTGCCATATATTGGCCGTGCCTTCGGTAGTGAACAAGCAGAGCAACTCAAGCGCGAGGTGATTATTGTGATTACTCCTTATGTCTTGCCTGATGAGATGAATAATCAGACTGAGGCATTGGATAAGATTGTGGGGCGCTTCCTGCCCAAGGGCGAAGACACTTTCGATTCATTTGGTAACGAGCTCTTTCGTGATGCCTATCGAATTCGTGATGAAGATGTCTTCGAATTGAACTTTTTGATCGAGAATGAACACCTGAATGAACTGCAGGCTCAAGCCGAGCGAGCGGTTGATGAGGACTATTCACTTCGTTCCAAATATCCCTTCTCCAGTTTCGCGAATGGCCGCGTGCCTGGTGAGAATATTCTCGTTTACCGTCAGATGTATGAGGTGATCAAGCGGATTAAGATGGATGAACGCGTCGATGCTTTGCGTTCTTTGGTTTTCGAGCCTAAGGCTGGAGCCAGCGAAGGCTTCGAAGTTAATTTCCTTGAGAAGCTATTGATTGAGCGCGCGCAGCAACACGCTGCGGGGCAATCTGTGCAGAGGAGAATTAAATCCATTGATGATGTCTGGGATTATTTTGAGGATAAGGCACTGACTATTACCTACCGTGATTATGGGCAGAGTGAAGATCTCAGTCGTGCGCTGGAGTCGCCGGTGCCTGTTATTGAGATTGTCGATGTGCCAGATCGTGCCGCTTATGAAGATCTCTTCTGGGAATTGAACCAGCCCGATGCAGAGGGGCGTCTGCGTAACAGCATCATACTACATGATGCGGATGACATGCGACGTCTGAAGCGTGCAATTGTCTTGCGCGATACTGTCACACTCAATGCGGTCGACCGCACCTTAACCCTGGATAACTTCTCGGTCGGGCGCTTCCTATTGCTGCCGACTCGCGATATCAGCAAAATCGATCTAGTCGATGGCGAGGTCGCTCGTCTATTTTTCCTGACTGAGCGTTATTATGATGCGTTGCGCCAAGCGCTGCGTGATGCGTCGAGCGAGCTGGAATCTGAGCTCAAGGCTATGGGGATTGAGTAG
- the rpmB gene encoding 50S ribosomal protein L28 yields the protein MSRICAITGKRPTKGGRIIRKGLTKKSGGIGTSLVKNTRRKFRPNVQRIRVKLPSGEVKRMWVSVKAIKAGLVTKA from the coding sequence ATGTCACGAATTTGCGCAATCACAGGTAAACGCCCTACTAAAGGCGGCCGTATCATCCGTAAAGGTCTCACCAAGAAAAGCGGTGGTATCGGTACATCACTAGTCAAGAACACACGCCGGAAATTCCGTCCAAATGTTCAACGCATCCGCGTCAAACTGCCTAGCGGCGAAGTCAAGCGCATGTGGGTCTCCGTTAAGGCGATCAAAGCAGGCTTAGTCACAAAGGCTTAA
- a CDS encoding SUMF1/EgtB/PvdO family nonheme iron enzyme: MENQPNPPESVIAAQKKEQLKNRVLKSGESFGNYRVVKCMCAGLLAHYYHMQHIRDLHDVTVAIFHHRTDGNDKFLKRLEVLQKTVSSFDHEAIPKIRDCNKIDGRICIFLDPVKGQTLSQYFEAHGVPGKQGVGVKAAVRLIAQLLGALGYAHSQGVDHRDLDSDLVYIQEDGSIRLLGLGVKACLGVDLFESIVSASVSPLVSSKTQGRLNSFDVMSPEYRSGVSEDSRVDVYGVGFVGYWLLTGRKAILSKYEPPTAYVEELSPNWNVFFENSLERAQDKRYQSCKVALLGLKGTEKEPQSEGAGFVQRQIDCIPVPRKIVERGELAARIYRLFIIGLIGLTLTAICASFLNVSYTEEVDYSRTVAELAEASESPSLVLSVKPLVARVEFVGYKQRFFASQGALRLNVQPGDYKLRISAPHHIEQVLRVSIAEGKVATERARVELKPAWTNMTIHTEPGASVSVVDARDHEIELGVADETGTFSLKKGIFAGTYHVIVKKDGYQPKVLENQSIEFGTLSEIDAPLLPLPATVNVRSEPAGASITINDVELGKTPLSLPEVIPNDQYLIFARLDGYRPLGRRVEVKPGAEMLIDFGQLVPLSGALRFRVSVSGESPPEPDEMNEELKVIIDDASFSLGDRALSFVPAGERRIRLEHPLYISQEETIEVEDGQVYDLDFILNPRPGVVQLEIPGNLKAEVRLDGHAASLVDGSIQIPANREVEFELRVRNHLTMLRTFQLSPNETFVWEVQPVAIPGPTEGQSWTVPYFHISFAWVPAGQFEMGSPLPEHARLPNEGPQTKVRFTRGFWAGVYEVTQAQYYEITGRNPSQYKSGARPVESVSWEEAQMFCELLTSFEREAERLPEGYVYRLPSEAEWEYAARAGSTTPFHFGSEADATKGQFRGVYPRDRQDGLRAPAGPGTSTVGRYQANAYGLYDVHGNVREWTLDRYNGRLDGDSLIDPHPRTDGARVVVRGGGWEDSAARVRSAVREEISPNVKSDALGFRVVIAPEL; this comes from the coding sequence ATGGAGAACCAACCCAACCCCCCGGAAAGCGTCATAGCTGCTCAGAAAAAAGAGCAGCTTAAGAACCGCGTGCTTAAATCGGGCGAAAGTTTTGGGAACTATCGGGTCGTGAAGTGTATGTGTGCGGGACTCCTCGCACATTATTACCACATGCAGCATATTCGGGATCTTCACGACGTAACGGTTGCGATCTTTCATCATCGTACGGACGGAAATGACAAGTTTCTTAAGCGTTTAGAGGTTTTGCAGAAGACGGTTTCTTCCTTCGATCATGAAGCGATTCCGAAGATTCGGGACTGTAATAAGATCGATGGTCGCATTTGCATCTTTCTGGATCCCGTCAAGGGGCAGACACTGAGTCAGTATTTTGAAGCCCACGGGGTGCCTGGTAAGCAAGGTGTAGGCGTGAAAGCAGCCGTTCGGCTGATTGCTCAATTGCTAGGTGCTCTGGGGTATGCGCATTCACAGGGAGTGGACCATCGCGACCTCGATTCGGATCTCGTATACATTCAAGAAGATGGTAGTATTCGTTTGTTAGGGCTCGGGGTGAAGGCATGTCTGGGAGTGGATTTGTTCGAGTCGATTGTTTCTGCGTCAGTTTCTCCCTTGGTTTCCAGTAAAACTCAGGGGCGTCTGAACTCTTTCGATGTGATGAGTCCCGAATATCGATCCGGGGTGTCGGAGGATTCGCGTGTCGACGTTTATGGTGTCGGCTTTGTGGGCTACTGGTTGTTGACTGGGCGCAAGGCGATACTGTCCAAATACGAACCGCCCACCGCATATGTCGAAGAGCTGTCACCAAATTGGAATGTATTTTTCGAAAACTCGCTCGAACGCGCTCAGGATAAGCGCTATCAATCCTGTAAAGTTGCCTTGCTCGGGCTGAAGGGGACGGAGAAGGAGCCGCAGTCGGAAGGGGCTGGTTTTGTTCAGCGGCAAATTGATTGCATCCCTGTGCCGAGGAAGATCGTCGAACGAGGTGAGCTTGCGGCACGAATTTACCGCCTCTTTATTATCGGTTTGATTGGTCTTACGCTGACGGCGATTTGTGCCTCCTTTTTGAATGTGAGTTATACCGAGGAAGTTGATTATAGCCGTACTGTTGCAGAGCTGGCGGAGGCGAGCGAGAGTCCTTCGCTTGTGTTGAGTGTCAAGCCGCTGGTCGCCAGGGTTGAATTCGTAGGCTACAAACAGCGTTTTTTTGCGAGTCAAGGTGCCCTTCGGCTGAATGTGCAGCCGGGGGATTATAAGTTGCGCATTTCTGCGCCGCATCATATTGAGCAAGTCCTGCGAGTGAGTATTGCTGAGGGCAAGGTCGCTACCGAGCGGGCCCGAGTCGAACTAAAGCCTGCGTGGACGAATATGACGATTCACACGGAGCCGGGGGCTTCGGTGTCTGTGGTCGATGCGCGTGATCATGAGATTGAGTTGGGCGTGGCTGATGAGACTGGTACTTTTTCGCTGAAGAAGGGGATCTTTGCTGGTACTTATCACGTGATCGTTAAGAAGGACGGCTATCAGCCAAAGGTATTGGAAAATCAGTCGATTGAGTTTGGTACACTTTCCGAAATTGATGCGCCACTGTTGCCTTTGCCGGCGACGGTGAATGTCCGCAGTGAACCCGCGGGCGCATCAATTACCATTAACGATGTTGAGTTGGGAAAAACGCCTCTGTCATTACCCGAAGTGATTCCCAATGATCAGTATTTGATATTTGCCCGATTGGATGGATATCGTCCGCTCGGACGTCGTGTCGAAGTGAAGCCAGGGGCAGAAATGTTGATTGATTTTGGTCAGTTAGTGCCACTTTCCGGGGCACTCCGTTTTCGAGTGAGTGTTTCCGGGGAGAGCCCTCCCGAGCCGGACGAAATGAACGAGGAGCTTAAAGTCATTATTGATGATGCGTCCTTTTCTTTGGGAGACCGCGCTCTTAGTTTTGTGCCCGCGGGCGAGCGTCGCATACGGCTGGAGCACCCGCTCTATATTTCACAAGAGGAAACCATAGAGGTGGAAGACGGGCAGGTGTATGATTTAGATTTTATTTTAAATCCGCGCCCGGGTGTGGTGCAGTTGGAAATTCCTGGTAATCTGAAAGCGGAGGTACGCTTGGATGGACACGCAGCTAGTCTTGTGGATGGATCTATTCAGATTCCGGCTAATCGTGAGGTCGAGTTTGAGCTACGCGTGAGAAATCACTTAACCATGCTGCGTACTTTTCAGCTATCGCCAAACGAAACTTTCGTATGGGAGGTGCAACCTGTCGCCATTCCTGGACCGACAGAAGGGCAAAGCTGGACGGTTCCATATTTCCATATTTCATTTGCATGGGTGCCTGCGGGGCAATTTGAGATGGGCAGTCCTTTGCCGGAGCATGCTCGTTTGCCTAATGAGGGGCCGCAAACGAAGGTCCGATTTACACGCGGCTTTTGGGCCGGGGTTTACGAAGTTACTCAAGCCCAGTATTATGAAATTACGGGGCGTAACCCCTCTCAATATAAGAGTGGTGCGCGTCCTGTGGAGAGTGTCAGTTGGGAAGAGGCTCAAATGTTTTGTGAGTTGCTCACCAGTTTTGAGCGCGAAGCAGAGCGACTGCCTGAGGGCTATGTCTACCGCTTGCCGAGTGAGGCCGAGTGGGAGTATGCTGCACGAGCAGGTAGCACAACGCCATTTCACTTCGGCTCAGAGGCCGATGCCACTAAAGGCCAATTTCGAGGCGTTTATCCGCGCGACCGTCAAGATGGATTGCGTGCGCCCGCGGGGCCTGGCACGTCGACTGTAGGCCGCTATCAAGCCAATGCATATGGGCTTTATGATGTGCATGGTAACGTGCGTGAATGGACACTCGATCGCTATAATGGTCGACTTGATGGTGACTCTTTAATCGATCCGCATCCGCGAACAGATGGGGCACGAGTCGTGGTACGTGGTGGTGGATGGGAAGATTCCGCGGCTCGCGTGCGTTCGGCAGTTCGTGAGGAAATTAGCCCAAACGTGAAGAGCGATGCTCTCGGTTTTAGAGTCGTTATCGCACCAGAACTATAG
- the tsaD gene encoding tRNA (adenosine(37)-N6)-threonylcarbamoyltransferase complex transferase subunit TsaD codes for MILAIESSCDESALARLDPARGIVGEWVHSQIDLHKEYGGVVPDLASREHLKNFFPLLSAAGLSADRGEITQIAVTHGPGLAGCLALGIAFARSLAVAWELPVVGVNHLRGHAYSPFIALHEQAPAEYPQAFQALLPHLGLIVSGGNTILFEIDTNQQLTVLAETVDDAAGEALDKGAKLLGLPYPGGPQVERLAAAGNAKIYDFPKAIAPRNERRFSFSGLKTSLRYRLEKMGDAELEAAMPDICAGYQAAVIDQLVGKTKHLIQAGQDRSLGLSGGVSNNKALRAAVERLAKRFRLSCHIAQPKHTGDNAAMIAFAAFADPAGLAQGAFSIEPALRLAGQ; via the coding sequence ATGATTTTGGCGATTGAAAGTTCTTGTGACGAGTCGGCACTGGCTCGGTTGGATCCCGCCCGTGGGATAGTGGGCGAGTGGGTGCACAGTCAGATCGATTTGCACAAGGAATATGGCGGAGTGGTGCCGGATCTCGCCAGTCGTGAGCATTTGAAGAATTTTTTTCCGCTGCTTTCTGCCGCTGGCTTAAGCGCGGATCGTGGTGAGATTACGCAGATCGCGGTCACGCACGGGCCGGGGTTGGCTGGTTGCCTGGCCTTGGGCATCGCATTTGCGCGAAGTCTTGCGGTGGCATGGGAGCTGCCAGTGGTCGGAGTGAATCATCTGCGCGGTCATGCCTACTCGCCCTTTATCGCATTGCACGAGCAAGCCCCGGCGGAGTACCCGCAGGCCTTTCAGGCGCTCTTGCCGCACCTTGGGCTCATTGTCTCGGGGGGGAATACTATACTTTTTGAGATTGATACGAATCAACAGCTGACAGTGTTGGCGGAGACTGTGGATGACGCCGCGGGCGAGGCATTGGATAAAGGTGCGAAGCTGCTGGGTTTGCCCTATCCGGGCGGACCTCAAGTGGAGCGATTGGCAGCAGCCGGAAATGCTAAGATATACGATTTCCCCAAAGCAATCGCGCCGCGAAATGAGCGCCGCTTTAGTTTTTCCGGGCTAAAAACCAGCTTGCGCTATCGACTTGAGAAAATGGGCGATGCCGAACTCGAAGCGGCGATGCCGGATATTTGCGCGGGCTACCAAGCTGCGGTGATTGATCAACTCGTGGGGAAAACCAAGCATTTGATTCAGGCCGGTCAGGACCGCAGCCTGGGACTTTCCGGAGGTGTCTCCAATAATAAGGCGCTTCGCGCGGCAGTGGAGCGGCTGGCTAAGCGCTTTCGCTTGTCGTGTCATATTGCGCAGCCCAAGCACACCGGCGATAATGCTGCTATGATTGCATTTGCGGCTTTTGCGGATCCTGCGGGACTGGCGCAGGGGGCGTTTAGCATCGAGCCTGCTTTGCGCTTGGCAGGGCAGTAG
- the murD gene encoding UDP-N-acetylmuramoyl-L-alanine--D-glutamate ligase translates to MFRRCAIFGAGQSALAARRLANHHDLETVLIDEAGQGDRATFGADDLAEFDAFVFSPGFAQEHPWRVLAEASGRPCLSELAFAARYWQGKVIGVTGTNGKTTLTGLIDAALKVAGEVSVAAGNIGYTFSDAVLSSANQPGAYVVLEISSFQAELADGLQLDALLWTNFAEDHLDRYGSMIQYFNAKALLFDCLKKNGICVVGKQVAQTMESMRKVYDACCVADEDSALLFKLDRASVFHRYPNSENFSLAAEMWWLLGKSSAQLIEAANAFTLAPHRLAMVAEYDGVYYWDDSKATNFHATLAGLESVGPPVVWIGGGRAKGGDVEAFAHELSNYVNAAVVYGEVAERLAQALQGSLDSVHVHPCFADAVYAAVELAKGIPEANVLLSPGFSSFDQFSSYADRGKSFTDMVLSLKNTRNAS, encoded by the coding sequence ATGTTCAGACGCTGTGCTATATTTGGTGCGGGGCAGAGTGCTCTCGCGGCGCGCCGCCTCGCCAATCACCATGATCTTGAGACCGTGCTCATTGATGAGGCCGGGCAAGGAGATCGGGCGACTTTTGGAGCCGATGATTTGGCTGAGTTTGATGCTTTTGTTTTCAGTCCCGGCTTCGCGCAGGAGCATCCTTGGCGGGTCTTGGCCGAAGCTTCGGGGCGGCCCTGCTTGAGTGAACTTGCCTTTGCTGCTCGCTACTGGCAAGGCAAGGTCATTGGGGTCACGGGAACCAATGGTAAGACCACGTTGACCGGGCTGATTGATGCCGCGCTTAAAGTCGCGGGAGAGGTGAGTGTCGCTGCAGGGAATATTGGTTATACCTTTTCGGATGCAGTGCTTTCGAGCGCAAATCAGCCTGGTGCGTATGTGGTACTTGAGATTAGTTCGTTTCAGGCGGAACTCGCGGACGGATTGCAGTTAGACGCACTACTCTGGACAAATTTCGCCGAAGATCATTTGGATCGTTACGGGTCGATGATTCAGTATTTTAATGCCAAAGCTCTGCTGTTTGATTGTTTGAAAAAGAATGGGATCTGCGTGGTCGGGAAGCAGGTCGCCCAAACTATGGAGAGCATGCGCAAGGTGTATGACGCTTGCTGTGTGGCCGATGAAGACAGCGCTCTGCTCTTCAAGTTGGATCGGGCCTCCGTATTTCATCGTTATCCGAATTCGGAGAACTTCTCGCTGGCAGCGGAGATGTGGTGGTTGCTAGGTAAGTCGTCAGCTCAGCTGATCGAGGCCGCCAATGCATTTACGCTTGCGCCGCACCGCCTTGCGATGGTGGCGGAGTATGATGGTGTTTACTATTGGGATGACTCCAAAGCCACGAATTTTCATGCGACATTGGCGGGGCTGGAGTCGGTGGGGCCACCTGTGGTGTGGATCGGAGGCGGACGTGCCAAGGGGGGCGATGTTGAAGCTTTTGCGCATGAGTTGTCCAACTATGTGAATGCCGCCGTCGTCTATGGGGAGGTCGCTGAACGATTGGCCCAGGCTTTGCAAGGCTCGCTCGATTCTGTTCACGTGCATCCATGCTTTGCTGACGCCGTCTACGCTGCAGTAGAGCTTGCGAAGGGCATTCCCGAGGCAAATGTCTTGTTGAGTCCCGGCTTCAGTAGTTTCGATCAATTTAGCTCCTATGCCGACCGTGGAAAAAGCTTCACTGACATGGTTTTAAGTTTGAAGAATACACGCAATGCTAGCTAG